DNA from Leptospira yasudae:
TGGGAAGATCCCCGATCTTCTTTTTGAAATATTTAAAATCGCTTCCGCTCGTCGAAAGGGTCGCCGATGTAAAAACGACGGATTGCATACGGGAAGCGAACAAGTCCCGGATGATTTCGTCCGGACTCAGAGGTTCCATGCAAATTTTATAATAGATCTCTTTCGAGTTTTGATCGGGAGGTTCGATCCAATACACGAGACTCGCATCGTCCACGAGACGGAAGGTTTCCAAACCGACCGCGATCTCTTCCATTCTGCCGGCTAACATCTCTAAGACGAGAGCGGATTCCTTTTCGGTGATGTCGTCGCTGTCCTTGGAAAGTTTGGAAAGATGTTTCTGAAGAATCTCCGTAATCTCCGCGAGTACGGCGGCAAACGCGCCCCGATCCAAACGGAGTGGACGTTTGATTCTCTGCGGGCTGTAAAAATTCAGAGGAACTTCTCCGGATAACGCGTTAAAGAAAGTAGTCAGAGCTTCTCCCGCTTTGGTGACAAGATCCTTGAGCGCGGTCGACGAAAGAGAAACTGCGATACCGGTGTTCTTATTCGGAAGCCAGATCTGCTGTAAAAGTTTTTGAATTTCTTGAGAACGGATTTCCTGACGAAAGGAGGAACCGATAATATCCGGAAAGTTATGCGCTTCGTCCAAAATCACCCGGCTGAATTCGGGAAGAATGTTGAAGTCGCTTGCGATATGCGCCGCGAGAAGGTGATGGTTGACGATCAGGATATTGCTTCGTTTCCACTTTTCCCGTTCCAAAAAATAATACGAATGGGAAAAGTTCGGACAGTTTCTTCCGAGACAGTTGTCCGCTTCTCGAGTGATCTTATTCCAAAAATCATACGAAGCCGTTCCGGTAAATTCCTGTTTTCTTCCGGACTCCGTCGTTCTGATCCACTCGTTGAAAGCGCCTATATGAGGAATCATCTCCGGTCCGAACGTTCCGTCTCGAAGAACGTGATTCATCTTTCGTTTGCAGACGTAGTTGGATGCTCCCATCGCGACTTCGGCTCGGAGATCGGTCCCCAAGATTCGGGAAACCATCGGAATGTCCTTTAACAAAAGCTGTTGTTGCAGGGACTTTGTTTCCGTGGAAATGACGACTGGTTCCTCGCGTTCGATCGATGCGAGCGCGGCAGGAATCAAATAGGCGAGCGATTTTCCGACCCCGGTTCCCGCCTCGGCGATGAGATGGGTTCCGTTGAACAGGGATTCTTCGATTTTTTGCGAAAGTTGAATCTGTCCCTTTCTGGGCTCGAAATCGTCCCAGATCGCGGAAA
Protein-coding regions in this window:
- a CDS encoding ATP-dependent DNA helicase, whose translation is MNRSTQYFDKLSAIWDDFEPRKGQIQLSQKIEESLFNGTHLIAEAGTGVGKSLAYLIPAALASIEREEPVVISTETKSLQQQLLLKDIPMVSRILGTDLRAEVAMGASNYVCKRKMNHVLRDGTFGPEMIPHIGAFNEWIRTTESGRKQEFTGTASYDFWNKITREADNCLGRNCPNFSHSYYFLEREKWKRSNILIVNHHLLAAHIASDFNILPEFSRVILDEAHNFPDIIGSSFRQEIRSQEIQKLLQQIWLPNKNTGIAVSLSSTALKDLVTKAGEALTTFFNALSGEVPLNFYSPQRIKRPLRLDRGAFAAVLAEITEILQKHLSKLSKDSDDITEKESALVLEMLAGRMEEIAVGLETFRLVDDASLVYWIEPPDQNSKEIYYKICMEPLSPDEIIRDLFASRMQSVVFTSATLSTSGSDFKYFKKKIGDLPTANITVPSPFPYQKNALLYVPREIRDPVGDPDGYHADLAKQILWLIELTQGNTFVLFTSFKSLKVVYEAIRPHTNLPLFSQSDLGPDGAKQMYLETPNSVLFGVSTFWQGIDIRGDKLQSVIIAKLPFQVPNDPVLETKSEKLKESGGNPFVELQLPYACTVLKQGFGRLIRSGTDTGIVSILDPRMFTKTYGKDLLKSLPPAKLVQNREDLSREFANLPK